One Panicum virgatum strain AP13 chromosome 3N, P.virgatum_v5, whole genome shotgun sequence DNA segment encodes these proteins:
- the LOC120665714 gene encoding extensin-like, which translates to MGGRSSRSRIHAQPPSSRPHHPAGRSFLHRRQPPPRTRGTTRQLQPPRPLLLPRRQRRPPPPAVGTAAWGRGRRHSPPPTVLPHPDPVPLAHSEIETSREQQPRARCSRAARGNTAWPQPPSPASAPLPLPSMEVESPQRRKQKLFEIQSGVEEAESLQVGY; encoded by the exons ATGGGAGGAAGGAGCAGCAGGAGCCGGATCCACGCCCAACCGCCCAGCTCCCGTCCTCACCACCCTGCCGGTCGCAGCTTCCTCCatcgccgccagccgccgccgcggacgcgcgGGACGACGAGGCAACTGCAGCCtccccgccccctcctcctccctcgccggcagcggcggcccccaccgccggcggtGGGCACGGCGGCGTGGGGACGGGGTCGACGCCACTCCCCTCCTCCGACGGTGCTCCCTCATCCCGACCCCGTTCCGCTAGCCCATTCCGAGATCGAGACGAGCCGCGAGCAACAGCCAAGAGCAAGGTGTTCGAGGGCTGCGAGAGGCAATACTGCGTGGCCGCAGCCTCCCTCTCCCGCAAGTGCACCGCTGCCTCTGCCCTCGATGGAG GTTGAATCTCCGCAGAGAAGGAAGCAAAAGCTGTTCGAGATCCAGTCCGGCGTGGAGGAAGCTGAATCGCTG CAAGTTGGATACTAg